From Triticum aestivum cultivar Chinese Spring chromosome 4A, IWGSC CS RefSeq v2.1, whole genome shotgun sequence, a single genomic window includes:
- the LOC123087423 gene encoding short-chain dehydrogenase TIC 32, chloroplastic-like: MMLSLAGSNNAGVMATPFTLSKDGIEMQFATNHIGHFLLTHLLLETMKKTSRESNVEGRIVNVSSEGHRFAYKEGIRFAKLNDEEEYSTIAAYGQSKLANILHANELARRFKEEGVNMTANSLHPGVIITNLLRHHSIIDVLHRTLGKLVLKNAKQGAATQCYVALHPDAKGVSGKCL; the protein is encoded by the exons ATGATGCTTTCTCTGGCTGGCAGCAACAACGCAGGCGTAATGGCGACTCCTTTCACCCTCTCAAAGGATGGCATCGAGATGCAGTTTGCAACTAACCATATCG GGCATTTTCTTTTGACACATCTTCTGCTGGAGACCATGAAGAAGACATCTCGTGAATCAAACGTGGAAGGAAGAATTGTTAATGTTTCGTCAGAGGGGCACAGGTTTGCATACAAGGAAGGCATCCGTTTTGCCAAACTGAATGATGAGGAAGA GTATAGCACCATCGCAGCATATGGGCAGTCAAAGCTTGCCAACATTTTACACGCTAATGAACTTGCCAGGAGATTTAAG GAAGAGGGTGTGAACATGACTGCGAATTCTCTCCATCCTGGAGTTATCATCACGAACCTTCTTCGCCACCACAGCATCATAGATG TTCTGCATCGGACGCTTGGTAAACTGGTGCTGAAGAACGCTAAACAG GGGGCTGCGACGCAGTGCTACGTGGCGCTGCACCCGGATGCCAAGGGGGTGTCGGGCAAGTGTCTTTGA